One window from the genome of Lentibacillus daqui encodes:
- the arsD gene encoding arsenite efflux transporter metallochaperone ArsD, translated as MKKVEIFDPAMCCSTGVCGPSVDPELTRVASAVYSLENKGFDVKRYQLTNDPDKFAQTQSVNSVLHEKGPDALPVVLVDEQVAKVGAYPTNEELADWLGVEAEELTEKPKVRLSLNLKKQ; from the coding sequence ATATTTGATCCAGCAATGTGCTGTTCGACAGGCGTATGTGGTCCATCGGTTGATCCAGAGTTAACCAGAGTAGCGTCTGCGGTATATTCTTTAGAAAATAAAGGATTTGATGTGAAAAGGTATCAATTAACGAATGATCCTGATAAATTTGCTCAAACACAATCAGTGAATAGTGTTCTACATGAAAAAGGTCCAGATGCTTTGCCTGTTGTTTTAGTAGATGAACAGGTTGCGAAGGTTGGAGCCTACCCAACAAATGAAGAACTTGCTGATTGGCTAGGTGTAGAAGCGGAAGAGCTTACTGAAAAACCGAAAGTCCGACTTTCATTAAATCTAAAAAAACAATGA
- the arsA gene encoding arsenical pump-driving ATPase, which translates to MFPSFKPQDVVQTQFLFLTGKGGVGKTSTACATAVELAGNGKKVLLISTDPASNLQDVFGIDLINSPKAVPSVENLYASNLDPEISATAYREKVVGPYRGVLPDSVVVTMEEQLSGACTVEIAAFDEFTTLLTNTEITNEYDHIIFDTAPTGHTLRLLQLPTAWNGFLEESTHGASCLGPLSGLGDKKNLYSNTVEVLSDSTKATLILVTRPDTSSLMEADRASKELKEIGIKNQTLIVNGLLQNYMKGDEVSTAFYQRQRDALNQMPVNLKQTVSYSLPFVSYSLTGIENLRYLFKEHVIPVSEENQENKIGELPNLNNVISDFSSSNIRIIFTMGKGGVGKTTVASAIAVGLVEKGHRVHLTTTDPAAHLQHQFQNYELNQNLTISSINPKDEVEKYKTEVLANAGEDLDEEGLAYLQEDLNSPCTEEIAVFRAFAEVVAQSENEIIVIDTAPTGHTLLLLDAAQSYSKEIARSTGEVPESVTKLLPKIRNPKETSVVITTLAEATPVLEASRLQDDLRRANINPKWWVINQSLFATDTIDPILKGKAASESEWIHEVNQNLTDRCAIIPWLSEEKVGYEKLKDYTK; encoded by the coding sequence ATGTTTCCATCTTTCAAACCTCAAGATGTTGTGCAGACACAATTTTTATTTTTAACTGGAAAAGGTGGAGTTGGTAAAACGTCAACTGCATGTGCAACAGCCGTAGAATTAGCGGGTAACGGAAAAAAAGTTTTACTAATCAGCACCGATCCAGCATCTAATTTACAAGATGTATTTGGGATTGACTTAATAAATTCTCCGAAAGCAGTTCCTTCGGTAGAAAATTTATATGCCAGTAATTTAGATCCTGAGATATCAGCAACTGCTTATCGTGAAAAAGTAGTTGGTCCATATCGTGGGGTGTTACCTGATTCCGTTGTAGTAACAATGGAAGAACAATTATCAGGAGCTTGTACAGTCGAGATTGCTGCATTTGATGAATTTACAACGTTGCTTACAAACACAGAAATTACAAACGAATATGACCATATTATTTTTGATACAGCACCAACTGGTCACACATTACGTCTGTTACAACTGCCAACAGCTTGGAACGGATTCTTAGAAGAAAGTACGCATGGTGCTTCTTGTTTGGGTCCTTTATCTGGACTTGGGGATAAGAAGAATTTATATTCCAATACCGTTGAGGTTCTTTCAGATTCAACTAAAGCAACACTTATATTAGTAACAAGACCTGATACTTCATCTTTAATGGAGGCAGACCGAGCGTCCAAAGAACTTAAAGAGATTGGTATAAAAAATCAAACACTTATTGTTAATGGTCTTCTTCAAAATTACATGAAGGGTGATGAAGTATCAACAGCTTTTTATCAAAGGCAAAGAGATGCTTTAAATCAGATGCCAGTTAATTTAAAACAAACCGTAAGTTATTCGTTACCATTTGTTTCCTATTCTTTAACAGGAATTGAGAATTTACGATATTTATTTAAAGAACACGTCATTCCAGTATCAGAGGAAAATCAGGAGAATAAAATAGGAGAACTCCCCAATCTAAATAATGTAATAAGTGATTTCTCATCAAGTAATATCAGGATCATTTTTACGATGGGTAAAGGAGGGGTAGGGAAAACTACGGTTGCCTCTGCTATTGCCGTTGGTTTGGTTGAAAAAGGACATCGTGTTCACTTAACAACAACCGACCCTGCGGCTCATTTGCAACACCAATTCCAAAACTACGAATTAAATCAGAATCTAACAATTAGTAGTATTAATCCTAAAGATGAAGTAGAAAAATATAAAACAGAAGTATTAGCTAATGCTGGTGAGGATTTAGATGAAGAAGGTCTGGCTTATTTACAAGAGGATTTAAATTCACCATGTACTGAGGAAATTGCAGTCTTTCGTGCATTTGCTGAAGTAGTAGCTCAATCGGAGAATGAAATTATTGTCATTGATACAGCTCCTACAGGGCATACTTTGCTTCTATTAGATGCAGCACAGTCGTATAGTAAAGAAATAGCTAGGTCTACTGGTGAAGTGCCAGAAAGTGTAACCAAACTACTTCCTAAAATTCGAAACCCAAAGGAAACTTCTGTTGTAATTACAACTTTAGCGGAAGCTACCCCTGTATTAGAAGCGTCAAGATTACAAGATGATTTAAGACGTGCGAATATCAATCCCAAATGGTGGGTAATTAATCAAAGTTTATTTGCCACTGATACAATTGATCCTATTTTAAAAGGCAAAGCTGCCTCAGAAAGTGAATGGATTCATGAAGTTAATCAAAATTTAACTGATAGGTGTGCCATTATTCCTTGGCTTAGTGAAGAAAAAGTAGGCTATGAGAAGCTAAAAGATTACACCAAGTAG
- a CDS encoding adhesin, translating to MKITDAAKQLLENVLTENNVEGIRLSSVVGCCGPQFALSLDTPQSNDKMETINGIQVAIDAQITGTEELTLDKEESQNGEGLVLLGASNCC from the coding sequence ATGAAGATTACTGATGCTGCCAAGCAATTGTTGGAAAATGTATTAACAGAGAATAATGTGGAGGGCATACGCCTGTCTTCAGTAGTTGGTTGCTGCGGACCACAATTTGCATTATCTTTAGATACACCTCAATCAAATGATAAGATGGAAACGATCAATGGAATACAAGTAGCCATTGATGCACAGATTACTGGAACAGAGGAACTAACATTAGATAAAGAGGAAAGTCAAAATGGCGAAGGACTGGTATTGTTAGGTGCAAGTAACTGCTGTTAA